In Paenibacillus protaetiae, the genomic stretch ATTAGGCGGCAAGCCAAGACTTATCGTGTTGAACAAATCGGATCTTGCCGATCCGAAAGCAACGGAGCAATGGGTGAAGTTTTTTGAAGCAGAAGGCCATCAATGTGCGGTCGTCGATTCATCAACAGGCACGAGAGTTGGCGATATTCCGCTTAAAGCCAAGCAGATTCTGCATGAAAAAATCGAACGCCAGATCGCGAAAGGGATGAATCCCCGTGCGATTCGCGGGCTTATTGTCGGCATTCCGAATGTCGGGAAATCGACTTTAATTAACCGGCTGGCTGGACGCAACATCGCGGCAACGGGCGACCGTCCGGGCGTAACCAAAGGACAGCAGTGGATTAAAGTCGGCACGGAGATGGAACTGCTCGATACGCCGGGGATTTTGTGGCCCAAATTCGAGGATCAAGTCGTAGGGTACCGGCTTGCGATAACAGGTGCAATTAAAGAACAAATTTTAAATGTCGAAGATATCGCTTTTACGGCTGTTAAAGAGCTGTCGGCCCGTTATTGGCCAACGCTGAGCGAACGGTTTGGCCTTACCCAGCCGCCGAAGGATATCGAAGATGCGGATGAAATTGTCCGAGTGATGGAAGAGATCGGACGCAAACGCGGCGCTTTGATGGGAGGAGGCCGCGTGGATCTGGAGAAGGCATCCGGCATTATTTTGCGCGAGCTGAGAGCTGGCAAGCTGGGCCGCATTACGCTGGAATCGCCGTATCCGCCGGGCGTGGAGAAACTTTTGGACTAACGATGCAATGGGGAAACGATGATGCTGGAATATGAAAATGAGCTGTGGAAGGAAGGCTACACTTCCATTGCCGGAGTCGACGAGGTTGGTCGGGGCTGTTTGTTTGGCGATGTAGTTGCGGCTGCCGTTATTTTGCCGCCGCATCTGGTGCTTGAAGGCGTTGACGACTCCAAGAAGCTGTCCGAGAAAAAGCGCGATAAGCTGTATGACGTCATATTGCAGTCCTGCACTGCTTGGGCGGTGGGCCGGGTTGATGTGGAAACGATAGACCGCATCAACATTAAGCAGGCGTCCCGCCTTGCCATGAAGCTTGCTGTCGAGGCGCTTCATGTTAAAGCTGACTACTTGCTGGTCGACGCGGAAAAAGTGGATGTGCCGCAGCCCCAGCTTGCGATCATTAAAGGTGATGCCACAAGCCAGTCCATTGCGGCTGCTTCGATTATCGCAAAAGTGACGCGTGACCGGCTATGCGCGGGGGAGTGGGAGGCGTTATATCCGGCATATGGAATTGCGGTACATAAAGGTTATGGAACCAAGTTTCATCGCGAGAAATTGCTGGAATACGGGCCAAGCCCGCTGCACCGCCAATCGTTTTTGAAAAAAATTATTCAAGTAGAACAGCAGCTGTTGTTCTGAATGTTCAATAGCGGGAAGGGCGAAGAACGCCCGTAATGCGCCGGATCTCCAAGATCCGCAGCGTCATTGCGGGCGTTTTGCTTTAGCTGCGCTGGTATTCGCAGACATTTCCTGATTAGCATGATGACGCTTCGGAATGTGCAGCGGCTGCTTTTTGCCTGGGTGGGTTCATTGAACGCGGTTATCCGCCGATAAATATGTCATATTGAAGCGTATGAACGGAGCGGTGGACGATGAATATCAATCAAATGATGCGCAGCTTGCTTGGAGAAGTGGCAGGAGCCGAACCGCGTGCGCTGGAGCTGAAAGTTGGACAGGTTGTGCGGGGAATTGTGATTCAAATGATGGATAATAACGAAGCGGTTGTGCAAATAAACGGCATGCAGGTTAAAGCGAGCCTTGAATCGCCGCTAAAGGAAGGCCAAAGCGCGCTGCTGCAGGTGCAGTCGCAGTCGCATGAAGGAATGATTGTCCTGAAAGCGGCAAATGGCGGCAGCGCTATGGTGTTTAGCGATACGGTAAGCGAATGGCTGAAGCAGCTGGCGCTGCCGCAAGAGGCGCCATGGGCGGATGTTTTGGTGCGTCAGCTCAAAGCCGGGGGAGCTTCGCTTACGCCGGAGACGGCTTCCTACTTCAAGCAGGCGTCGGCGTCGGTGCCGCAAGGCGCAGATCAAGAGCGGTGGATGAATGCCGCCGCCGCAGCTTTTAACCGCGGTTTGCCGGCATCAGCCGCTGTTATACAAGGGCTGCAGCAGACAATGTATGGTGAACCGCCGCATGAGCTGCTGCAGACTCTTCAGCAGCAGCTGGGACAACTGGCGGGCGAGGCAGCTGCAGGCAAGCTGCCGCCTGCAGCTGCCAAAGTGCAGGCATTGCTCGTACAAGCCGCTTCTTTTGCACCGGCAGATAACGAGCCGGACGCCCTGGATGTTGCGCTGCAAGCCCAGCCAGCACGGCCGCAAGCAGCGCCATTTGCCGCTGCGCGTTATGCAGCGGACTTCCCGGCGCTGGGAAGGCAGCCGCTGTCCGGGCTGTCTGGCAAGGAGCTGCCGCAAAGTGGCTTGCCGCCGGCAAGCACCCGGCAAGCATCGATTCATACGGCGGTTGCACCGGCATCAGCCGCCGGCGGAGAACCTAACTGGCTTAATCAAATGATGAAGTGGCTTGGCGTTGATCATGAGCATCAATTGCTTCGCCAGCTGGGAGCAGAGGGAGAGCCGTCCCCCCTCCCGGCAGGCAGGCCGCTTCCAGCGGGGCAAGAAACGGCAGTTGGCACAACACCGGACGCCCGGATGCTTGAGCGCCATAGCGAGCCGCAAGCTGCTGCTGCAGCGGCAGGCCGTGATGCAGAGGCAGCGGTTGCCGAGAAGCCGGGACCGTTGGATTTAACGGCTGTACTTAAAGAAGAAGCGGGAAAAGGAGCGGCAGAGGTGCGAAACGGCGGGACAGCGGACCGTTTGGCCGGGCAGCCGGGCCTTGCTCCAGGGGGCCAGGACGGGAAAGCGGCGCTGCCGGATAATTTGAAAACGGCATTGTTGTCACTGGCGTCATCAGATGAGGTGCCGGCTAACATCAAAGAGACGGCTCAGCAGCTTGTCCATCATATAACCGGCCAGCAGCTGCTGCTGGCTCCTGAACGGAATGGGCAGATGTTTACGCATTTGACGATGTATGTTCCGATCTTCACCAAAGACGGGCGTCAGACGGCCTCCGTGCAAGTTCAAACAAGAAGAGGCAGGCGCGGAGAATTGGATGCGGATAACTGCCGCCTCATGTTCGACCTGTCGATGCAAACGCTGGGGCAAACGATGGTAGATGTAGCCGTAACGGATAAAATTGTCGGCATTACTTTATGGAACGACCATCCCGCCATATCGGCGCTTACCGCACAAGCCAAAGCGGAAATTGCGCAAAAGCTGAGCGGTGCGGGCTACAAGCTGCTGTCTTTTAAAGCGCAGCCATTCCCGGCTCCTGAGACGGCTGGAGAATCAGCAGGGCCTTCGGCCCAAAACAAATATCCGCCTGCTGTTCCAGCTGCTTCTTGGTTTGCATCGAGTCCGTACAAAGGGGTGGATTTCCGGGCATGAACAGAAAAGGGAACTTTGCCGAACAGCCTCTGCTGCCGCCGCGCAAAGCGGTTGCGTTAAAATACGAGCCTGGCGTAAACCAGGCGCCGGTCGTAGTCGCGAAAGGGACAGGGCATACTGCGGATAAAATATTGGAGAAAGCAAAAGAGCATGGCGTACCCGTGCAGGAGGACGCTTCTTTGGTTGAAGTGTTATCCAAGCTGAACATTGAACAGGAGATTCCTGCTGAACTGTACACGCTGGTAGCTGAGATTTTAAGTTTTATATATCGGGCAGACCGGAATGCGAGGGAAAGCATTGAATAAGGAAGCCGGACAAGGAAAATCGGTAAAGCCGGACCGAAGGCGGGAAACCGGCCAATATGGGGAAGAAGCGGCATGCGGTTACCTTCAGCAGAAAGGATACCGGATTATCGAACGCAACTGGCGGTGCCGCTCCGGCGAGATCGATATTGTAGCTGAGGAGGATGGGAGGCTGGTTGTGGTTGAAGTCAGGACAAGGCGCTCAGCCCGCCGGTTCGGCACAGCCGCCGAATCCGTCAACTACCGCAAACAGAAGCAGGTGGCGGATACCGCACAGTTTTATTTGCGGACGCGAGGCTTCGGGGATGTTTCTGTCCGGTTTGACGTCATTACCGTTGAATTGGATGGAGCATTCGTGCGTGAGATTAACCATATTGAAGCTGCCTTTTGAAGCGATATAAGCTTGCAGCAGACAATAAGCTTCAGCGCCTAAAGGATACATGAAGAGGCTGAAGCTTATTTGTTTGGGCTGGACCCCGGGACCCCGGGACCCCGGGACTACGGGACTGAAGCAGAAGGCTGTTGTCCTCA encodes the following:
- a CDS encoding EscU/YscU/HrcU family type III secretion system export apparatus switch protein; its protein translation is MNRKGNFAEQPLLPPRKAVALKYEPGVNQAPVVVAKGTGHTADKILEKAKEHGVPVQEDASLVEVLSKLNIEQEIPAELYTLVAEILSFIYRADRNARESIE
- a CDS encoding ribonuclease HII, producing the protein MLEYENELWKEGYTSIAGVDEVGRGCLFGDVVAAAVILPPHLVLEGVDDSKKLSEKKRDKLYDVILQSCTAWAVGRVDVETIDRINIKQASRLAMKLAVEALHVKADYLLVDAEKVDVPQPQLAIIKGDATSQSIAAASIIAKVTRDRLCAGEWEALYPAYGIAVHKGYGTKFHREKLLEYGPSPLHRQSFLKKIIQVEQQLLF
- a CDS encoding YraN family protein, coding for MNKEAGQGKSVKPDRRRETGQYGEEAACGYLQQKGYRIIERNWRCRSGEIDIVAEEDGRLVVVEVRTRRSARRFGTAAESVNYRKQKQVADTAQFYLRTRGFGDVSVRFDVITVELDGAFVREINHIEAAF
- the ylqF gene encoding ribosome biogenesis GTPase YlqF, whose protein sequence is MTIQWFPGHMTRAKRQIQEKLKLIDIAIELLDARVPISSRNPMVDEILGGKPRLIVLNKSDLADPKATEQWVKFFEAEGHQCAVVDSSTGTRVGDIPLKAKQILHEKIERQIAKGMNPRAIRGLIVGIPNVGKSTLINRLAGRNIAATGDRPGVTKGQQWIKVGTEMELLDTPGILWPKFEDQVVGYRLAITGAIKEQILNVEDIAFTAVKELSARYWPTLSERFGLTQPPKDIEDADEIVRVMEEIGRKRGALMGGGRVDLEKASGIILRELRAGKLGRITLESPYPPGVEKLLD